A window of the Sandaracinaceae bacterium genome harbors these coding sequences:
- a CDS encoding TonB-dependent receptor, translating into MRRATWNFVLALSASMIVLVASTARADVRTEARRHFRAGMALIQEGQVDAGVAELQVAYDILPHPNVLYNIGRAYAEAGRYEEALDYFEQYMDSDPPDREEVAQFIAAIHERVGESAVAVTDPTEGTTEGTEAAVAPQVDVSEDDLRAIEDAAVQVEVLYETTGNPALQERAARLRALAESLRAGGSGATTGTATGTGTEAGTGTETGSGTATGTAALPGEQLGAQRSVFEEEIISASRFAESPIDAPNSTTTITAQDLRLSGQISLGEILRRAAGVSVMSTTPAHTDVNVRGFNQRQSNKTLVLINGRTIRLDFLATPFLQLVPFNIRDIERIEVIRGPAAALYGADAFSGIINIILKNPADAESYVAALAGSAGTFGMAASVAGREGRVGYRFGASYEHRDNFQLFVDPNRQDIAPSSPNPNRSIGALRFNADIRTALGEDQDYLLQFGTAVTSGAENTVQGIARLRELYTSDIVFAQSHVQFNTPQGIQLRGYWNAFTANVDTVEFVPGGLATDGSFESHVIDVEASFSRRFHFLVDHNLSVGAGYRFKSLDFDWGDDTTEDHYNAYLQDVLTLHERLRLTVSARVDRHPLLSKVRFSPRAALVGRLTDGSSLRATVGTAFRSPSFIESYLAFENRTPVRGATVLGVGNPNLQPERILSTELGYTNQDSDYFALEVNIYLNFVDNLIGLNEIATLPLSESFYDEQVEAFALGVTRFSNLDGRFRQLGGEIGARVFPIDGLDVYANYAISDVSPVDAAPPGLEVFFEDQRTSLHQVNGGFQYRSSIGLDLSMDLHWVSSQLWVEQYDNVETGVEYRSDDVPAYTLLNARVGWRLLDDKLELAVSGWNLLFNDVRMHPLGQRIDTRFLGHVDVRF; encoded by the coding sequence ATGCGACGCGCCACGTGGAACTTCGTCCTGGCGCTCTCGGCGTCGATGATCGTGCTCGTCGCCTCGACCGCGCGGGCCGATGTGCGCACCGAAGCGCGCCGCCACTTCCGCGCGGGGATGGCCTTGATCCAAGAGGGCCAGGTGGACGCTGGCGTGGCCGAGCTGCAGGTCGCGTACGACATCCTTCCGCACCCGAACGTGCTCTACAACATCGGCCGCGCCTATGCCGAGGCGGGTCGCTACGAAGAGGCGCTCGACTACTTCGAGCAGTACATGGACTCGGACCCCCCAGACCGGGAGGAGGTCGCCCAGTTCATCGCGGCCATCCACGAGCGTGTGGGTGAGTCCGCCGTGGCGGTCACCGACCCGACGGAAGGCACCACCGAGGGCACCGAGGCCGCGGTCGCCCCACAGGTGGATGTCTCCGAGGACGACCTGCGTGCCATCGAGGACGCCGCCGTGCAGGTCGAGGTGTTGTACGAGACCACCGGCAACCCCGCGCTGCAAGAGCGCGCCGCCCGCCTGCGTGCGTTGGCCGAGTCCCTGCGCGCTGGGGGCAGCGGCGCGACCACGGGGACCGCGACGGGCACGGGGACCGAGGCGGGCACGGGAACCGAGACGGGCTCGGGGACCGCGACGGGGACCGCGGCGCTCCCGGGCGAGCAGCTCGGCGCTCAGCGCTCCGTGTTCGAGGAGGAGATCATCTCGGCCTCGCGCTTCGCCGAGTCGCCCATCGACGCCCCGAACTCGACCACCACGATCACCGCGCAGGACCTTCGCCTCTCCGGGCAGATCTCGCTCGGTGAGATCCTGCGCCGCGCTGCTGGTGTTTCGGTCATGTCCACCACGCCGGCCCACACCGACGTCAACGTGCGCGGCTTCAACCAGCGCCAGTCCAACAAGACCCTCGTCTTGATCAACGGCCGCACCATCCGCCTCGACTTCTTGGCCACGCCGTTCTTGCAGCTGGTGCCGTTCAACATCCGCGACATCGAGCGCATCGAGGTCATTCGCGGTCCGGCCGCCGCCCTCTACGGCGCCGACGCCTTCAGCGGCATCATCAACATCATCTTGAAGAACCCCGCTGACGCCGAGAGCTATGTGGCCGCGCTGGCCGGCAGCGCGGGCACCTTCGGCATGGCCGCCTCGGTGGCTGGGCGCGAGGGGCGCGTCGGCTACCGCTTCGGTGCCAGCTACGAGCACCGCGACAACTTCCAGCTGTTCGTGGACCCCAACCGGCAAGACATCGCGCCTTCGTCGCCCAACCCCAACCGCAGCATCGGGGCCCTGCGCTTCAACGCCGACATCCGCACCGCTCTCGGTGAGGACCAAGACTACCTCCTCCAGTTCGGCACAGCCGTCACCTCTGGAGCCGAGAATACCGTGCAGGGCATCGCCCGTCTGCGCGAACTCTACACCTCGGACATCGTGTTCGCGCAGTCCCACGTCCAGTTCAACACGCCGCAGGGCATCCAGCTGCGTGGCTACTGGAACGCCTTCACAGCCAACGTGGACACGGTCGAGTTCGTGCCGGGCGGCCTCGCGACCGACGGCTCGTTCGAGTCGCACGTCATCGATGTGGAGGCGAGCTTCTCGCGGCGCTTCCACTTCCTGGTGGACCACAACCTCTCCGTCGGCGCCGGGTACCGCTTCAAGTCGCTCGACTTCGACTGGGGCGACGACACCACCGAGGACCACTACAACGCGTACCTCCAGGACGTGCTCACGCTGCACGAGCGGCTGCGCCTGACCGTCAGCGCACGTGTCGACCGCCATCCGCTGCTCTCGAAGGTGCGCTTCTCCCCGCGCGCCGCGCTCGTCGGCCGCCTGACCGACGGGTCCTCGCTGCGCGCCACGGTGGGCACCGCGTTCCGCAGCCCGTCGTTCATCGAGTCGTACCTCGCCTTCGAGAACCGCACGCCCGTGCGCGGCGCCACCGTGCTCGGGGTGGGCAACCCGAACCTCCAGCCGGAGCGCATCCTCTCCACGGAGCTCGGCTACACCAACCAAGACTCCGACTACTTCGCGCTCGAGGTCAACATCTACCTCAACTTCGTCGACAACCTCATCGGCCTCAACGAGATCGCGACCCTGCCCCTCTCGGAGTCGTTCTATGACGAGCAAGTCGAGGCGTTCGCGCTCGGCGTCACGCGCTTCAGCAACCTCGACGGCCGCTTCCGTCAGCTCGGTGGTGAGATCGGCGCGCGCGTGTTCCCCATCGACGGTCTCGATGTGTACGCGAACTACGCCATCAGCGACGTGTCGCCCGTGGACGCGGCGCCGCCAGGCCTCGAAGTCTTCTTCGAAGACCAACGCACCTCGCTCCATCAGGTCAACGGCGGCTTCCAGTACCGCTCCAGCATCGGCCTCGACCTCTCGATGGACCTCCACTGGGTCAGCTCCCAGCTGTGGGTGGAGCAGTACGACAACGTCGAGACGGGTGTCGAGTACCGG